A window of the Synechococcus sp. JA-3-3Ab genome harbors these coding sequences:
- a CDS encoding AbrB family transcriptional regulator, with protein sequence MMNYLWTLLIGLAGALIAVKLRLPAGALVGSMVAVGLVNVWGAIPIPTPPAGIRFVMQVVLGILLGSKLTADTLLALKDLWRPALLCTVIAVGTGVLSGYLISRWLGIERLTAILGTAPGGISDMSLIALDMGAQASTVVVMHLARLISVIVVVPWLVRLLIQPGTS encoded by the coding sequence ATGATGAACTATCTCTGGACGCTGTTGATCGGATTGGCGGGCGCCCTGATTGCAGTCAAGCTGAGGCTGCCGGCAGGAGCTTTGGTGGGTTCGATGGTAGCAGTGGGTTTGGTCAATGTTTGGGGAGCGATCCCGATCCCCACTCCCCCAGCCGGGATCCGCTTTGTCATGCAGGTGGTGCTGGGCATTCTTTTGGGCAGCAAGCTCACCGCCGATACGCTGTTGGCCTTGAAAGATCTGTGGCGACCGGCCCTGCTCTGTACGGTGATTGCGGTGGGCACGGGAGTTTTGTCGGGGTACTTGATCTCCCGTTGGCTGGGGATCGAGCGCCTGACCGCCATCTTGGGCACCGCTCCGGGAGGCATTTCGGACATGAGCCTGATAGCCCTGGACATGGGGGCGCAAGCCAGCACGGTGGTGGTCATGCACCTGGCCCGCCTGATCAGCGTCATCGTGGTCGTCCCCTGGCTGGTACGGCTGCTGATCCAGCCGGGCACCAGCTAG
- a CDS encoding tetratricopeptide repeat protein — protein sequence MPQGFGRGKGDRQTAGPKGLGRGSGLSPFPSPEATLALAERHRQAGDLETALHLCRQLTRAHPHLFAAQALLGSLYLQMGDPRQALTPLQLALHLRRDWVPAWQELGDAWMLLGNPEEAARAYKQGLAFAPNDGQLLFRLGSCWLALGKREQAIAVLRQAAAAQPPQAYALAALGNALLFDNQLAEAEAWFRRALVLAPQEGRILVNLGHCLHLQDRLEEAADCLLRAIPLLPGEAQPHNNLGTVLQEQNRLEAAIEAYRRGLQLAPDWPEIHYNLGTALLTLGRYEEGWQEYEWRLQRQGAAYPCFPLPLWTGSPLGRQTLLVYAEQGLGDTIQFARYLPLLAAAHPQASLYFRCPHSLVELLRASFPQVQVISDTDPLPPFDWHLPLLSLPHRLGTTLETIPDRIPYLVCPDGSSAWPEDWPELPQRGIKVGLVWASGRRDDLALSRVQRLKSCSLNLFLEYLNLPQVQWVSLQVGEDLSQVEPLLKQHQVVELGSRFRNFVDTARAVAQLDLVISVDTAVAHLAGALGKPVWVLLPFAADWRWLLQRQDSPWYPRVMRLFRQEARGNWVGVLQQVRAALEELLRGIPSYSSPFGTMR from the coding sequence GTGCCACAGGGCTTTGGGCGAGGAAAGGGCGACCGGCAGACGGCTGGGCCAAAAGGCCTAGGAAGAGGCTCCGGTCTATCCCCCTTCCCTTCCCCAGAGGCGACCCTGGCGCTGGCCGAGCGCCACCGACAAGCAGGGGATCTGGAGACAGCACTGCACCTCTGCCGGCAGCTTACCCGGGCCCATCCCCACCTGTTCGCCGCCCAGGCGTTGCTGGGATCCCTCTATCTGCAGATGGGGGATCCCCGCCAAGCTTTGACCCCTTTGCAACTGGCGCTGCACCTACGGAGAGATTGGGTGCCGGCCTGGCAGGAGCTGGGCGATGCCTGGATGCTGCTGGGCAACCCGGAGGAGGCGGCGCGCGCCTACAAGCAGGGGCTGGCCTTTGCCCCTAACGACGGGCAACTGCTCTTCCGGTTGGGCAGTTGTTGGCTGGCTTTGGGGAAACGGGAGCAGGCGATTGCAGTGCTGCGACAGGCGGCAGCGGCCCAACCTCCTCAGGCTTATGCGCTGGCAGCTCTGGGCAATGCCCTCCTATTCGACAACCAGCTTGCAGAAGCCGAAGCCTGGTTTCGCCGCGCTCTTGTCCTGGCGCCGCAGGAGGGGCGGATCCTCGTCAACCTCGGCCACTGCCTACACCTGCAAGATCGCCTGGAGGAGGCCGCCGACTGTCTGCTACGGGCCATCCCGCTGCTGCCAGGGGAGGCGCAGCCCCACAACAACCTGGGCACCGTCCTGCAAGAGCAAAACCGACTCGAGGCCGCTATCGAGGCCTATCGGCGCGGCCTGCAGTTGGCCCCCGACTGGCCGGAGATCCACTACAACCTGGGCACGGCCCTGCTCACCCTGGGCCGCTACGAGGAGGGGTGGCAGGAGTACGAGTGGCGGCTGCAGCGCCAGGGAGCGGCCTACCCCTGCTTCCCTTTGCCCCTGTGGACGGGATCCCCCTTGGGCCGGCAGACGCTGCTTGTCTACGCCGAACAAGGGCTGGGAGACACAATTCAGTTCGCGCGCTACCTGCCCCTTTTGGCCGCCGCCCATCCGCAGGCCTCCCTCTATTTCCGCTGCCCTCACTCCCTAGTCGAGTTGCTGCGAGCCTCCTTTCCTCAAGTCCAGGTCATTTCCGATACGGATCCCCTGCCCCCCTTCGACTGGCACCTGCCCTTGCTTAGCCTGCCCCATCGCCTGGGCACCACGCTGGAGACAATTCCCGACCGCATCCCCTATCTGGTTTGTCCCGATGGGAGCTCCGCCTGGCCGGAAGATTGGCCAGAGCTTCCCCAGAGGGGGATAAAGGTGGGGCTGGTGTGGGCCAGTGGCCGCCGCGACGACCTCGCCCTCAGCCGGGTGCAGAGGTTAAAAAGCTGTTCTCTTAACCTCTTCCTCGAGTACCTTAATCTGCCCCAGGTGCAGTGGGTTAGCCTGCAGGTGGGTGAAGATCTAAGCCAGGTAGAACCCCTTCTCAAGCAGCACCAGGTGGTGGAGCTGGGATCCCGTTTCCGGAATTTTGTTGATACTGCTAGGGCAGTTGCCCAGTTGGATCTGGTAATTAGCGTCGATACTGCCGTTGCCCACCTGGCTGGGGCGCTGGGCAAGCCGGTGTGGGTGCTGCTGCCCTTTGCCGCTGATTGGCGCTGGCTACTGCAGCGGCAAGACAGCCCCTGGTACCCCAGGGTGATGCGCCTATTCCGCCAAGAAGCCCGCGGCAACTGGGTTGGTGTGCTGCAACAGGTGCGGGCAGCCCTGGAAGAGCTACTAAGGGGGATCCCGTCCTACTCCTCGCCTTTTGGAACGATGCGCTGA
- a CDS encoding DUF4168 domain-containing protein, translating into MEEIKAVYRRRVREIHPDRLPADLPEGLRQLAQREFLQLQQAYRVLSDSRQRRAYDLSLQPSPLPVPQPTVAPAGWLALLSAVLSGAALCLASLALWNARIPAQGLDVAGKTAVVGAPQLSGNADPSLATVPQTSETGNASERRISAPAAPSEDFLKPSPEQVDRFARALLAVQPLLAATQTRLQQAKGSEERRQIEQQFETAAAKIIAAHQLTPEDYHRISASAQSDPGVAAAVTAAVRRWMSP; encoded by the coding sequence CTGGAGGAGATCAAAGCCGTCTACCGCCGGCGGGTGCGCGAGATTCATCCGGATCGTCTGCCTGCCGATCTCCCCGAGGGGTTGCGGCAATTGGCCCAGCGAGAGTTTCTTCAGCTCCAACAGGCCTACCGCGTCCTCAGCGACAGCCGGCAGCGCCGGGCCTACGATCTCAGCCTCCAGCCTTCTCCTTTGCCGGTGCCGCAGCCGACCGTGGCCCCTGCCGGTTGGCTGGCCCTCTTGAGCGCTGTCTTGAGCGGAGCTGCTCTCTGTTTGGCAAGCTTGGCCCTTTGGAATGCTCGCATCCCGGCCCAAGGTTTGGATGTGGCCGGCAAAACGGCTGTTGTTGGCGCCCCTCAGTTGTCCGGCAACGCGGATCCCTCCCTGGCCACCGTCCCCCAGACATCCGAGACGGGCAACGCCTCGGAAAGGAGGATCTCGGCCCCAGCCGCCCCTTCTGAAGACTTCTTGAAGCCTTCCCCAGAGCAGGTCGACCGCTTCGCCCGCGCTCTGCTGGCGGTGCAGCCCCTTCTGGCGGCCACCCAAACTCGCCTGCAGCAGGCCAAGGGCAGCGAGGAACGTCGGCAAATTGAACAACAGTTTGAAACCGCAGCCGCCAAGATCATCGCCGCCCATCAACTGACCCCAGAGGACTATCACCGCATCTCTGCCAGCGCCCAGTCGGATCCGGGTGTGGCAGCCGCAGTCACCGCAGCCGTGCGCCGCTGGATGTCGCCCTAG
- the cobT gene encoding nicotinate mononucleotide-dependent phosphoribosyltransferase CobT has translation MFPFPGVKAYTQPSLAQQWCQRVQGSRPLFLACLGFTETALIPGISAAGATPSLRRYTALADGEVLLGDYSHRLPTSPDGYPSPVVISRAVLRELGIPCRVFDCGLPEPLPGAETVSARGIARCLSTGQALSLEQVGSLWQEGYERGSRLESSYCVIGECVAGGTTTALAVLLGLGWQAEGMVNSSHPVCNHAQKLALARQGLARLPARATAPEVVAAVGDPMQPFVAGLAMAAAQRGPVLLAGGTQMLAVLALMRRWGEEQGIPWPPENVAIGTTRWVAEDPSGNTVGLAELLGEVPLLATQLSFAQSRYAPLRAYERGYVKEGVGAGGLAIVSSLYAGWGQAELLAAVERSYEQLVLQAGSRGAIVRPSRSNC, from the coding sequence ATGTTCCCCTTTCCTGGTGTGAAGGCTTATACGCAGCCGTCTTTGGCCCAGCAGTGGTGCCAACGGGTGCAGGGATCCCGACCGCTGTTTTTGGCCTGCCTGGGGTTTACGGAAACGGCCCTTATTCCCGGCATCTCGGCTGCCGGCGCCACGCCCTCCTTGCGGCGCTACACGGCCCTTGCCGATGGAGAGGTGTTGCTGGGGGACTATTCTCACCGCCTGCCCACCTCTCCCGATGGCTATCCTTCACCGGTGGTGATCAGCCGCGCCGTCCTGAGGGAGTTGGGGATCCCCTGTCGCGTGTTCGACTGTGGTTTGCCGGAGCCTCTGCCGGGGGCAGAAACGGTCAGCGCCAGGGGAATAGCCCGCTGCTTGAGCACAGGGCAGGCTCTGTCTTTGGAGCAGGTGGGATCCCTGTGGCAGGAGGGGTATGAGCGGGGATCCCGGCTGGAGTCGAGCTACTGCGTCATCGGAGAATGTGTGGCGGGAGGCACCACCACGGCGCTGGCAGTGTTGTTGGGGCTGGGCTGGCAAGCAGAGGGCATGGTCAACAGCAGCCACCCGGTCTGTAACCACGCCCAAAAGCTGGCCTTGGCCCGGCAGGGATTGGCCAGACTTCCCGCCAGGGCTACCGCCCCAGAGGTGGTGGCCGCTGTGGGGGATCCGATGCAGCCTTTTGTAGCCGGGCTGGCGATGGCGGCAGCCCAGCGGGGGCCGGTGCTGCTGGCGGGCGGCACCCAAATGCTGGCGGTGCTGGCCCTGATGCGGCGCTGGGGGGAAGAGCAAGGGATCCCCTGGCCCCCGGAGAATGTAGCCATAGGTACCACCCGCTGGGTGGCCGAGGATCCCTCGGGCAATACGGTGGGTTTGGCGGAGCTGCTGGGCGAGGTTCCCCTTTTGGCCACCCAACTCAGCTTTGCCCAAAGCCGCTATGCCCCCCTCCGGGCCTACGAGCGGGGCTATGTCAAGGAAGGGGTGGGGGCGGGTGGGCTGGCCATTGTCAGCAGCCTCTATGCCGGCTGGGGCCAGGCAGAGCTACTGGCCGCCGTTGAGCGCAGCTACGAGCAGCTCGTGCTTCAGGCCGGCTCCAGGGGGGCCATCGTCAGGCCCTCCCGCAGCAACTGTTGA
- a CDS encoding DUF2811 domain-containing protein, with amino-acid sequence MDSPTVSILSEIPEELHDTLKNYLSRHPDWDQDRVVTAALSLFLLQSGDTDRRAARIYLDSLFRRN; translated from the coding sequence ATGGATTCTCCCACCGTCAGCATTTTGAGCGAAATTCCCGAGGAGCTACACGACACCCTCAAAAACTACCTCTCTCGTCACCCCGATTGGGATCAAGATCGGGTCGTAACGGCAGCGCTCTCGTTATTCCTGCTCCAGAGCGGAGACACGGATCGGCGCGCTGCCCGTATTTACTTAGACAGCCTGTTTCGCCGCAACTGA
- a CDS encoding chorismate pyruvate-lyase family protein — translation MELFPSSLTSHGDAAGSPWSAALCSNVSSGQGDWWPLQLYWQGEADPLQPELVQVDPVLRLLLLGDGLTTRTLAALTQEPIQAHLLDTGRVELLAEQSAAPQSMQRLTKDLARLGSPLLRRRVWLCGATSQQPLLYATSWWNSDHLAQYLPHPDLPIGQNLIQEKLETFREVRRLYYGEAEPVARLLNCRGPFWARHYLLLHRGQPLTVIYEVFSSRLQARVLSG, via the coding sequence TTGGAACTTTTCCCTTCTTCACTCACCTCCCATGGCGACGCTGCGGGATCCCCTTGGAGCGCTGCCCTCTGTTCTAACGTCTCCTCTGGCCAAGGCGATTGGTGGCCCCTGCAACTGTATTGGCAGGGGGAGGCAGATCCGCTACAGCCTGAGTTGGTGCAGGTGGATCCTGTGTTGCGCTTGCTGCTTTTGGGGGATGGCTTGACCACCCGCACTCTGGCTGCCTTGACCCAAGAGCCGATTCAGGCCCATCTGCTCGACACGGGCCGGGTCGAGCTGCTGGCAGAGCAGAGCGCCGCCCCCCAGTCCATGCAACGGCTGACCAAGGATCTGGCGCGGCTGGGATCCCCCTTGCTGCGGCGGCGGGTTTGGCTGTGTGGAGCAACCTCTCAGCAGCCCTTGCTCTATGCCACCTCTTGGTGGAACTCCGACCATCTGGCCCAATACTTGCCCCATCCCGATTTGCCCATTGGCCAAAATCTGATCCAAGAAAAACTGGAGACCTTTCGCGAAGTGCGTCGCCTCTACTATGGCGAAGCCGAGCCAGTTGCCCGGCTGCTCAACTGTCGCGGCCCTTTTTGGGCTAGGCATTATCTTTTGCTGCACCGAGGCCAGCCTTTGACTGTTATTTACGAAGTTTTTTCTTCCCGCCTACAGGCCAGGGTCTTGTCGGGCTAG
- the clpS gene encoding ATP-dependent Clp protease adapter ClpS, which translates to MTTEAPTRPAQQSSPSRTRVRQPYPHFKVIVLDDDFNTFQHVTECLLKYIPGMTLPLARQLTVQVDAEGQAVVWVGPQEQAELYHQQLLREGLTMAPLEPA; encoded by the coding sequence ATGACCACGGAAGCTCCCACTCGACCTGCTCAGCAGTCGTCTCCGTCGAGAACCCGGGTTCGCCAGCCCTACCCCCACTTCAAGGTGATCGTCTTGGATGACGATTTCAACACCTTTCAGCATGTTACCGAATGCTTGCTCAAGTACATCCCCGGCATGACCCTGCCCCTGGCACGGCAACTGACCGTGCAGGTGGATGCCGAAGGGCAGGCGGTGGTTTGGGTCGGCCCGCAAGAGCAAGCAGAGCTCTACCATCAACAGTTGCTGCGGGAGGGCCTGACGATGGCCCCCCTGGAGCCGGCCTGA
- a CDS encoding Fur family transcriptional regulator produces the protein MSSSRQTRSQKLILEVLKQSLRPLSAQEIFLELRNANHSVGLATVYRALEALRNEGKLQAVNLGDQQTYYQVLPSNGHNRHHLICTECRRVVPLPDCPVGDLEEQLASRYQFVIEYHVLDFYGICAECRGESSSNPGSQRSSCLEAKPQ, from the coding sequence ATGTCCTCCTCCCGCCAGACCCGCAGCCAAAAACTGATCCTGGAAGTCTTGAAGCAGAGCTTGCGGCCCCTCTCGGCCCAAGAGATCTTCCTGGAGTTGCGCAATGCCAACCATAGCGTTGGCTTGGCCACGGTCTACCGGGCTTTGGAGGCTCTGCGCAACGAGGGCAAGCTGCAAGCGGTCAACTTGGGAGATCAGCAGACCTACTATCAGGTTTTGCCCAGCAACGGCCACAACCGCCATCACCTCATTTGCACCGAATGTCGGCGGGTGGTGCCTCTGCCGGATTGCCCAGTGGGAGACCTGGAGGAGCAGCTTGCCAGCCGCTACCAATTTGTCATCGAGTACCATGTGCTTGACTTCTACGGCATCTGCGCCGAATGCCGTGGGGAGAGCAGCTCCAACCCTGGCTCACAGCGATCCTCTTGCCTTGAGGCCAAACCGCAATGA
- a CDS encoding DUF1825 family protein, whose translation MSFFDSEIVQEEAKQLFQDFQNLMRLGERYGQFDREGKKIFIERMEELLERQRIFMKRLELSDDFMAQMTIKQLQTQLGGFGLTLSQMFDQMHQTLERMKAEADAER comes from the coding sequence ATGAGCTTCTTCGACTCGGAGATCGTTCAAGAAGAAGCCAAGCAGCTGTTTCAGGACTTCCAAAACCTGATGCGACTTGGCGAGCGCTACGGCCAATTCGACCGGGAAGGCAAAAAAATCTTCATCGAGCGAATGGAAGAATTGCTGGAGCGGCAGCGCATTTTCATGAAGCGGCTGGAGCTCTCCGACGACTTTATGGCTCAGATGACCATCAAACAACTGCAAACCCAGCTTGGGGGGTTTGGGCTCACCCTCAGCCAAATGTTCGACCAAATGCACCAAACCCTAGAGCGCATGAAAGCCGAGGCCGACGCCGAGCGCTAA
- a CDS encoding RibD family protein, which produces MKTARPHVVAILAQSLDGRIATHRGQRPHFASAEDHQHLETQAARQQALIMGAATLRAYGTSLRIRDPELIQRRLQQGLSPQPLTIICSGSGEIPEDLPFFRQPLTRWLWTTPQGSRLWQNRTGFEEIWVAADWDLPARLARLRSLGIERVGLLGGGRLLGAFLQAGALDELWVTLAPVLLSGYADAPASIEGWQLQGSPPQLELLECHRGSKELFLRYRVEWP; this is translated from the coding sequence TTGAAAACAGCTCGTCCTCACGTGGTTGCCATCCTGGCCCAGAGTCTGGACGGCAGGATCGCCACCCACCGCGGGCAAAGGCCCCACTTCGCCAGCGCCGAAGACCACCAGCACCTGGAAACCCAAGCTGCCCGGCAACAGGCTTTGATCATGGGGGCGGCCACGCTGCGGGCCTACGGCACCAGCCTGCGCATCCGGGATCCCGAGCTCATCCAACGCCGACTCCAGCAGGGCCTCTCCCCTCAGCCCCTGACGATCATCTGCTCCGGCAGCGGGGAGATTCCTGAGGATTTGCCGTTTTTTCGCCAGCCCCTCACCCGCTGGCTGTGGACAACTCCCCAGGGATCCCGGCTTTGGCAGAACCGAACCGGCTTTGAAGAGATCTGGGTGGCTGCCGATTGGGATCTGCCGGCACGGCTGGCGCGCCTGCGCAGTTTGGGCATCGAACGGGTGGGGTTGCTGGGCGGGGGCCGGCTTTTGGGGGCGTTTTTGCAGGCAGGGGCCTTGGATGAGCTGTGGGTGACCCTGGCGCCGGTGCTGCTGAGTGGGTATGCCGATGCGCCCGCCAGCATCGAGGGCTGGCAGCTGCAGGGATCCCCGCCCCAACTGGAGCTGCTGGAGTGCCACCGTGGCTCTAAGGAGCTGTTTTTGCGCTACCGGGTCGAGTGGCCCTGA